One segment of Chryseobacterium turcicum DNA contains the following:
- the cysS gene encoding cysteine--tRNA ligase, with translation MQLKIYNSLTGEKEIFKPILEGNIGMYVCGPTVYSNVHLGNVRTFLSFDFIYRSLTHLGYKVRYVRNITDAGHLTDDGDVNNDRFVKQTRLEKLEPMEIVQKYTVDFHKVLDMFNLLPPNIEPTATGHIVEQIELTQKLIETGFAYESNGSVYFDVLEYNARGLNYGELSKRNIEELFANTRDLDGQGEKKNPQDFALWKKASPAHIMRWNSPWGEGFPGWHLECTAMSTKYLGETFDIHGGGMDLKFPHHECEIAQGKACNGASPVNYWMHANMLTMNSQRMSKSTGNYILPMQLVSGENDFFEKSFHPAIVRFCFLQAHYRSVLDISNDAMLASEKGFSRLMEALKILNSITPNDEKQSGFNLKDWKTKAYDALTDDFNSPVLIAHLFEAVKFIFALKDEKETISTQDLEDLKSTINAFVFDVLGLQNIEENNNEKLDQTLQVLIELRNQARKSKNFDLSDQIRDKLLAEGIELKDGREGTTYSIS, from the coding sequence ATGCAATTAAAAATATATAACTCGCTTACAGGCGAAAAAGAAATATTTAAACCAATTTTAGAAGGAAATATAGGAATGTACGTTTGTGGACCCACTGTTTACAGCAATGTGCATTTGGGAAATGTGAGAACTTTCCTCTCTTTCGACTTTATCTATAGAAGTTTAACTCATCTTGGGTATAAAGTAAGATATGTAAGAAATATCACCGATGCAGGTCACCTTACCGATGACGGAGATGTGAATAATGACCGTTTCGTTAAACAAACCCGTTTAGAAAAATTAGAACCTATGGAAATTGTACAGAAATATACTGTCGATTTTCACAAGGTTTTAGATATGTTCAATTTATTGCCACCGAATATTGAGCCTACAGCAACGGGGCATATCGTAGAGCAAATTGAACTAACTCAAAAATTAATTGAAACAGGTTTTGCCTACGAAAGTAATGGTTCGGTTTATTTTGATGTATTGGAGTATAATGCAAGAGGCTTGAATTACGGAGAATTATCAAAACGTAATATCGAAGAACTTTTTGCCAACACAAGAGATTTAGACGGACAAGGTGAAAAGAAAAATCCTCAAGATTTTGCATTGTGGAAAAAAGCCTCTCCTGCGCACATCATGCGTTGGAATTCTCCTTGGGGAGAAGGTTTTCCGGGATGGCATCTAGAATGTACTGCAATGAGTACAAAATACTTAGGTGAAACGTTTGATATTCATGGAGGGGGAATGGATTTAAAATTCCCGCATCACGAATGTGAAATTGCCCAAGGAAAAGCTTGCAATGGAGCTTCTCCGGTAAATTACTGGATGCATGCCAATATGTTGACAATGAATTCTCAGCGTATGAGTAAGTCAACAGGAAATTATATTTTACCAATGCAGTTGGTTTCTGGTGAAAATGATTTTTTTGAAAAATCTTTTCATCCTGCGATTGTTCGTTTTTGCTTTTTACAGGCACATTATAGAAGTGTTTTAGATATTTCTAATGATGCCATGTTGGCAAGTGAAAAAGGTTTCAGCCGATTGATGGAAGCGTTAAAAATATTAAATTCAATCACTCCAAATGATGAAAAACAATCTGGCTTTAATCTGAAGGATTGGAAGACGAAAGCGTATGATGCATTAACCGATGATTTTAATTCACCGGTTCTGATTGCTCATTTATTTGAAGCTGTGAAATTTATTTTTGCTTTAAAAGATGAAAAAGAGACAATTTCTACTCAAGATTTAGAAGATTTAAAATCAACAATAAATGCTTTCGTTTTTGATGTTTTAGGACTACAAAATATTGAAGAAAATAATAATGAAAAATTAGATCAGACCTTGCAAGTCTTAATTGAGTTGAGAAATCAGGCAAGAAAATCTAAGAATTTTGACCTTTCAGACCAAATTAGAGATAAACTTCTGGCTGAAGGAATTGAGCTAAAAGACGGAAGAGAGGGAACTACATACTCTATTTCTTAG
- the folE gene encoding GTP cyclohydrolase I FolE produces the protein MVDFTDNDDDIFTGKEHTPIREDAFEKSPQEKIEKITELFGEIMETLGLDMTDDSLKDSPKRVAKMYVNEIFGGLLPENKPGISTFSNKYKYRQMLVEKDITVYSFCEHHFLPIIGRAHVAYISSGEVIGLSKINRIVDYYAKRPQVQERLTMQIVDALKDALGTQNVACIIDAKHLCVNCRGIKDTASSTITAELSGIFRTNPITRQEFLHYVGSHAKLDY, from the coding sequence ATGGTTGATTTTACCGATAACGATGATGATATTTTTACAGGGAAAGAGCATACGCCAATCCGTGAAGATGCTTTTGAGAAATCGCCACAGGAAAAAATAGAAAAAATTACCGAGCTTTTTGGTGAAATTATGGAAACATTGGGTCTTGATATGACTGATGATTCTTTAAAAGATTCTCCGAAAAGAGTTGCGAAAATGTATGTTAATGAAATTTTTGGAGGTTTGCTTCCCGAAAATAAGCCAGGAATTTCTACCTTTTCAAATAAATACAAATATCGCCAGATGTTGGTGGAAAAAGATATTACAGTCTATTCATTCTGTGAACATCATTTTTTACCGATTATAGGAAGAGCGCACGTTGCTTATATTTCTAGCGGTGAAGTAATAGGCCTTTCAAAGATTAATAGAATTGTTGATTATTATGCGAAAAGGCCGCAGGTACAAGAAAGATTGACTATGCAGATTGTGGATGCATTAAAAGATGCATTGGGAACACAAAATGTAGCCTGTATTATTGATGCAAAACATCTTTGTGTAAATTGCAGAGGAATAAAAGATACAGCAAGTTCTACGATTACTGCAGAATTAAGCGGAATTTTCAGAACCAATCCTATTACAAGACAAGAATTCCTTCATTACGTAGGAAGTCATGCAAAACTGGATTATTAA
- the metF gene encoding methylenetetrahydrofolate reductase [NAD(P)H], with protein sequence MKIIDHIKNANGKTLFSLEVVPPQKGIGIEDLYKNIDPLMEFKPPFIDVTTSREEYIYIDKGNGLMERRITRMRPGTLGICAAIQHKYNVDTVPHLLCGGFTKEETEYLLVDCMYLGIDNIMALRGDAMKGHQYFEPTLGGHASAMDLVNQINNLGRGKYLHNDEQICDEHNKFCIGVAGYPEKHMEAPSMNYDLKWLKQKVDAGADYIVTQMFFDNKKYIEFVTKAREMGITVPIIPGIKPIATKKHLKLLPQVFKIDLPEDLINAVESAKNNEAVKQIGIEWAINQCRELLDFQVPVLHFYSMGKSDNIKKVAGELF encoded by the coding sequence ATGAAAATCATAGATCATATAAAAAATGCCAATGGGAAAACTTTATTTTCCCTCGAAGTTGTTCCACCTCAAAAGGGAATCGGGATTGAAGATTTATATAAAAACATTGATCCTTTAATGGAATTTAAACCGCCATTTATTGATGTAACGACTTCCCGAGAAGAATATATTTATATCGACAAAGGAAATGGTTTAATGGAGCGAAGAATTACCAGAATGCGCCCCGGAACTTTGGGGATTTGTGCAGCTATTCAACATAAATACAATGTAGATACGGTTCCACATCTGCTTTGCGGAGGTTTTACAAAAGAAGAAACAGAGTATCTTTTGGTAGATTGTATGTATCTCGGAATCGACAATATTATGGCTCTTCGTGGTGATGCAATGAAAGGGCATCAGTATTTTGAGCCAACGTTGGGTGGTCATGCCAGTGCAATGGATTTAGTCAATCAAATCAATAATTTAGGACGCGGAAAATACCTTCATAATGATGAGCAAATTTGTGATGAGCACAACAAGTTTTGCATTGGTGTTGCCGGTTATCCCGAGAAACATATGGAAGCTCCTTCAATGAATTATGACCTAAAGTGGCTGAAACAAAAAGTAGATGCAGGTGCAGATTACATTGTAACGCAGATGTTTTTTGATAATAAAAAATATATTGAGTTTGTTACTAAAGCAAGAGAAATGGGGATTACTGTTCCAATTATTCCCGGAATTAAACCTATTGCGACGAAAAAACATCTGAAATTATTACCACAGGTTTTCAAAATAGATTTACCTGAAGATTTGATTAATGCTGTTGAGAGCGCAAAAAATAACGAAGCCGTAAAACAAATAGGTATTGAATGGGCAATCAATCAATGCAGAGAATTATTAGATTTTCAAGTGCCAGTTTTGCATTTTTACTCAATGGGAAAAAGTGATAATATTAAGAAAGTAGCGGGTGAGCTATTTTAA
- the metH gene encoding methionine synthase, translating into MKYLRLSGLEPLIITPESNFINVGERTNVAGSKKFLRLIKEEKFSEALDIARDQVDGGAQILDVNFDDGLIDGKASMIKFLNLIGSEPDISKIPIMVDSSKWEILEAGLQVVQGKCVVNSISLKEGKEEFVKHAKTIKRYGAAVIVMAFDEVGQADNYERRLEITKRSYDILVDEVKFPAEDIIFDLNIFPVATGMEEHRRNAIDFIEATRWVRQNLPYASVSGGVSNVSFSFRGNDTVREAMHSVFLYHAIQAGMNIGIVNPAMLEVYDEINKELLQLVEDVILDKRDDATERLLDYSERNKSVKKEKVEELEWRTHSLQERITHSLVKGIDRFIEEDVEEARQQAERPLHVIEINLMTGMGVVGDLFGSGKMFLPQVVKSARVMKKAVAYLQPFIEAEKDEKQKANGKILMATVKGDVHDIGKNIVSVVLGCNNYEIVDLGVMVPAEKIIQAAIEHQVDVIGLSGLITPSLDEMVYIASELERQNLNFPLLIGGATTSKAHTAVKIDLKYKNAVVHVNDASRAVNVVSSLLGDRNKEYVEDLKTDYSDFREKFLNRQVDKEYVSLEQARADKFKIDWDNEEIFTPNQLGVQVFENQDLEELIPFIDWSPFFRSWDLHGKYPNILEDEVVGEQAKELFADGQKILKKIVDEKLLIAKAIFGIFKANSNETDDILIYDENNKEQVKFLTLRQQVQKSKGKDYLALSDFIAPQSTGKTDYMGAFCVTTGFGTDELSNQYEKDNDDYNAIMVKAIADRFAEAYAEFLHKKVRTEYWGYANQESLSNEELIAEKYKGIRPAPGYPACPDHLEKHAIWDLLKVKENIGVYLTESLAMFPTAAVSGYYFGSPHAKYFGLGKITEEQVKEYSTRKGISLREAKKWLSPNLADGI; encoded by the coding sequence ATGAAATATTTAAGATTATCGGGCTTAGAGCCTTTAATTATAACTCCCGAAAGTAATTTCATCAACGTTGGTGAAAGAACGAATGTTGCCGGATCAAAAAAGTTTTTAAGGTTAATCAAAGAAGAAAAATTCTCTGAAGCTTTAGATATTGCCAGAGATCAGGTTGATGGTGGCGCTCAGATTCTGGACGTTAATTTTGACGACGGTTTGATTGATGGAAAGGCTTCCATGATTAAATTCCTGAATCTTATCGGTTCTGAACCGGATATTTCCAAAATTCCAATCATGGTAGATTCTTCCAAGTGGGAAATTTTGGAAGCGGGTCTGCAGGTTGTTCAGGGAAAATGTGTAGTAAATTCTATCAGTTTAAAAGAAGGTAAAGAAGAGTTTGTAAAACACGCAAAAACAATCAAACGATACGGAGCTGCCGTTATTGTGATGGCTTTTGATGAAGTAGGGCAAGCTGATAATTACGAAAGAAGGCTCGAAATCACCAAAAGATCGTATGATATTTTGGTTGATGAGGTTAAATTTCCTGCTGAAGATATTATTTTCGATTTAAATATATTTCCTGTGGCAACCGGGATGGAAGAACATCGCAGAAACGCAATCGATTTCATCGAAGCTACACGTTGGGTTCGCCAAAATCTTCCTTATGCTTCAGTAAGTGGTGGTGTTTCGAATGTTTCGTTCTCTTTCCGAGGAAATGATACAGTACGAGAAGCGATGCACTCAGTTTTTCTTTATCACGCCATTCAGGCCGGAATGAATATCGGAATTGTAAATCCGGCAATGCTTGAGGTTTATGATGAAATTAATAAAGAACTTTTACAACTCGTTGAAGATGTAATTCTTGATAAAAGAGATGACGCTACAGAGCGTCTTTTAGATTATTCTGAACGAAATAAGTCGGTAAAAAAAGAAAAAGTTGAAGAATTAGAATGGCGTACTCATTCATTGCAGGAGAGAATTACGCATTCTTTGGTGAAAGGAATCGACCGTTTTATTGAAGAAGATGTAGAAGAAGCACGACAGCAGGCTGAAAGACCACTTCACGTTATTGAAATCAATTTGATGACTGGAATGGGCGTTGTAGGAGATCTTTTTGGGAGCGGAAAAATGTTCCTTCCGCAGGTCGTAAAATCTGCCCGTGTCATGAAAAAAGCAGTGGCATATCTGCAACCTTTTATTGAAGCTGAAAAAGACGAAAAACAAAAAGCCAACGGAAAAATTTTAATGGCAACCGTAAAAGGGGATGTTCACGATATAGGTAAAAATATAGTGAGTGTAGTTTTGGGCTGTAACAATTATGAAATTGTCGATTTGGGCGTAATGGTTCCTGCAGAAAAAATTATTCAGGCAGCCATTGAACATCAGGTTGATGTCATCGGTTTAAGTGGTTTAATTACCCCAAGTTTAGACGAAATGGTATATATCGCCTCAGAATTGGAGCGTCAGAACCTTAATTTTCCTTTATTAATCGGTGGTGCAACTACTTCAAAAGCGCATACTGCAGTTAAAATTGATTTAAAATATAAAAATGCTGTCGTTCATGTGAATGATGCTTCCAGAGCGGTAAATGTGGTGAGTTCTTTGTTGGGCGACCGTAATAAAGAATATGTGGAAGATTTAAAAACTGATTACTCAGATTTTAGAGAAAAGTTTCTGAACAGGCAGGTTGATAAAGAGTATGTTTCTCTGGAACAAGCTAGAGCCGATAAATTTAAAATCGATTGGGACAACGAAGAAATATTTACCCCCAATCAATTAGGAGTTCAGGTTTTTGAAAATCAGGACTTGGAAGAATTGATTCCTTTTATTGATTGGTCTCCGTTTTTCAGAAGCTGGGATTTGCACGGGAAATATCCAAACATTCTTGAAGATGAGGTTGTGGGTGAACAAGCCAAAGAATTATTTGCAGACGGGCAGAAAATTTTAAAGAAAATTGTTGATGAAAAGCTATTAATAGCAAAAGCTATTTTCGGAATTTTTAAAGCTAACTCCAATGAAACGGATGATATTTTAATTTATGATGAAAATAATAAGGAGCAAGTTAAATTTTTAACGCTAAGACAACAGGTTCAAAAATCAAAAGGAAAAGATTATTTGGCATTAAGTGATTTTATTGCTCCTCAAAGTACCGGAAAAACCGATTATATGGGCGCTTTTTGTGTGACGACAGGTTTTGGAACTGATGAATTGTCGAATCAGTACGAAAAAGATAATGACGATTATAATGCTATCATGGTAAAAGCAATCGCCGACCGTTTTGCGGAAGCTTACGCCGAATTTTTACATAAAAAGGTTCGTACCGAATATTGGGGTTACGCCAATCAGGAAAGTTTAAGTAATGAAGAATTAATTGCCGAAAAATACAAAGGAATTCGTCCTGCTCCTGGTTATCCTGCGTGTCCTGATCATCTGGAAAAACATGCGATTTGGGATTTGTTGAAAGTGAAAGAAAATATTGGAGTTTATCTGACTGAAAGCTTAGCGATGTTCCCAACAGCAGCAGTTTCTGGATACTATTTCGGAAGCCCACATGCCAAATATTTTGGTTTAGGAAAAATTACAGAAGAGCAGGTGAAAGAATACTCCACACGAAAGGGTATTTCTTTGAGAGAAGCAAAAAAATGGCTTTCTCCAAATTTAGCAGACGGAATTTAA
- a CDS encoding homocysteine S-methyltransferase family protein: MKNSEQLYKALSERILILDGAMGTMLQRYKFEEEDYRGERFKDWEHPVKGNNDLLSLTQPDAIQEVHRKYLESGADILETNTFSGTTIAMADYHMEDLVYELNYESAKIARKVCDEFTAQNPNKPRFVAGSIGPTNRTASLSPDVNDPGFRAITFEELRLAYKQQSEALLDGGSDILLVETIFDTLNAKAALFAIDEIQEERGIEIPIMVSGTITDASGRTLSGQTAEAFLISVSHLNLLSVGFNCALGANQLTPYLETLAHNSEFHISAYPNAGLPNAFGQYDESPEFMAEQIREYVEKGLINIIGGCCGTTPEHIKAIADLVDKYEPRRVNVAI; encoded by the coding sequence ATGAAAAATTCAGAACAATTATACAAAGCATTATCCGAAAGAATTTTAATTCTCGACGGAGCTATGGGAACAATGCTTCAACGATATAAATTTGAAGAAGAAGACTATCGCGGCGAACGTTTCAAAGACTGGGAACATCCTGTAAAAGGAAATAACGATTTACTTTCTTTAACGCAGCCAGATGCTATTCAAGAAGTTCATAGAAAATACCTCGAATCTGGAGCCGATATTTTGGAAACCAATACATTTTCGGGAACTACAATTGCGATGGCAGATTACCATATGGAAGATTTGGTCTACGAACTGAATTACGAATCTGCAAAAATTGCCAGAAAAGTTTGTGATGAGTTCACTGCTCAAAATCCGAATAAACCAAGATTTGTAGCGGGTTCTATTGGTCCAACAAACAGAACGGCAAGTTTAAGTCCGGATGTGAATGACCCTGGTTTTCGTGCAATCACTTTTGAAGAATTAAGGCTTGCTTACAAACAACAATCCGAAGCTTTATTAGACGGAGGTTCAGATATTCTTTTGGTAGAAACTATTTTTGATACATTAAACGCAAAAGCAGCACTTTTTGCCATTGACGAAATTCAGGAAGAAAGAGGAATTGAAATTCCAATTATGGTTTCAGGAACCATAACTGATGCATCAGGAAGAACGTTAAGCGGACAAACCGCTGAAGCATTTTTGATTTCCGTTTCACATCTTAATTTATTGAGCGTAGGTTTCAATTGCGCTTTGGGTGCAAACCAATTAACGCCTTATTTAGAGACTTTAGCTCATAATTCTGAATTCCATATTTCGGCATATCCTAATGCCGGTTTACCCAATGCTTTCGGGCAATATGATGAATCTCCCGAATTTATGGCAGAGCAAATCAGAGAATATGTAGAAAAAGGATTAATCAATATTATCGGTGGATGTTGTGGTACAACGCCAGAACATATCAAAGCAATCGCTGATTTGGTTGATAAATATGAACCAAGAAGAGTTAATGTAGCAATCTAA